The following coding sequences are from one Catharus ustulatus isolate bCatUst1 chromosome 30, bCatUst1.pri.v2, whole genome shotgun sequence window:
- the MRPL9 gene encoding 39S ribosomal protein L9, mitochondrial isoform X1, giving the protein MLAPGAAGRVLSRALSLSHGPGSVVVERVWPVPLARAGSPPRLHPRRHRVFRLLRDGKHQPRGDMELLLTRTVQDLGSRGDLVRVSKAVGRNRLLPQGLAVYPSPENLHSLQQEQAQQEKSEEPQTQSGQKTLQFLRRCRLQVGMKNNVSWELSPDIVARHFLRNLGVFVPPHALRLPPEPITRWGQFWCDVTVNGLDTVRVPMDVVQFMRPKTRRFRHWQEQQRQQLESSRERLL; this is encoded by the exons GGCTCCGTGGTGGTGGAGCGGGTGTGGCCGGTGCCCCTGGCCCGCGCGGGATCCCCGCCCCGGCTGCACCCCCGGCGGCACCGCGTGTTCCGGCTGCTGCGGGACGGCAAACACCAACCCCGGggggacatggagctgctgctgaccagAACCGTGCAGG ACCTGGGCAGCCGTGGGGACCTGGTGAGGGTGAGCAAAGCCGTGGGCAGGAACCgcctgctgccccaggggctggcagtgtACCCCAGCCCTGAgaacctgcacagcctccagcaggagcag GCTCAGCAGGAGAAGTCGGAGGAGCCCCAGACCCAGAGCGGGCAGAAG aCGCTGCAGTTCCTGCGGCGCTGCCGCCTGCAGGTTGGGATGAAGAACAACGtgagctgggagctcagcccCGACATCGTGGCCAGGCACTTCCTCAGGAAt ctcGGGGTGTTCGTGCCCCCCCACGCCCTGCGCCTGCCCCCGGAGCCAATCACACGCTGGGGACAGTTCTGGTGTGACGTCacg gtgAACGGGCTGGACACGGTTCGCGTTCCCATGGACGTGGTGCAGTTCATGCGCCCCAAAACGCGGCGATTCCGgcactggcaggagcagcagcggcagcagctggagagcagcagggagcggCTCCTCTGA
- the MRPL9 gene encoding 39S ribosomal protein L9, mitochondrial isoform X2, with protein sequence MLAPGAAGRVLSRALSLSHGPGSVVVERVWPVPLARAGSPPRLHPRRHRVFRLLRDGKHQPRGDMELLLTRTVQDLGSRGDLVRVSKAVGRNRLLPQGLAVYPSPENLHSLQQEQAQQEKSEEPQTQSGQKTLQFLRRCRLQVGMKNNVSWELSPDIVARHFLRNLGVFVPPHALRLPPEPITRWGQFWCDVTVNGLDTVRVPMDVVPWSCFWAVFGVVYGLVLG encoded by the exons GGCTCCGTGGTGGTGGAGCGGGTGTGGCCGGTGCCCCTGGCCCGCGCGGGATCCCCGCCCCGGCTGCACCCCCGGCGGCACCGCGTGTTCCGGCTGCTGCGGGACGGCAAACACCAACCCCGGggggacatggagctgctgctgaccagAACCGTGCAGG ACCTGGGCAGCCGTGGGGACCTGGTGAGGGTGAGCAAAGCCGTGGGCAGGAACCgcctgctgccccaggggctggcagtgtACCCCAGCCCTGAgaacctgcacagcctccagcaggagcag GCTCAGCAGGAGAAGTCGGAGGAGCCCCAGACCCAGAGCGGGCAGAAG aCGCTGCAGTTCCTGCGGCGCTGCCGCCTGCAGGTTGGGATGAAGAACAACGtgagctgggagctcagcccCGACATCGTGGCCAGGCACTTCCTCAGGAAt ctcGGGGTGTTCGTGCCCCCCCACGCCCTGCGCCTGCCCCCGGAGCCAATCACACGCTGGGGACAGTTCTGGTGTGACGTCacg GTGAACGGGCTGGACACGGTTCGCGTTCCCATGGACGTGGTGCCCTGGAGCTGTTtctgggctgtttttggggtggtttatgggctggttttggggtga